One window from the genome of Tolypothrix sp. NIES-4075 encodes:
- a CDS encoding dicarboxylate/amino acid:cation symporter, producing MNETESIKPDTKPRPWWQRIPLTLQIIIALVLAIGLGIALGAGNPNAANKDFINNLAIPAELVLKALRALATPLILVAVLHTFMTTNIPGTAGRKLAVLLLTNTTVAILVGLLVANILRPGTWGRLAAPENTQAASQSLDPWGLVKDAVPEAVLKPLVDNNVIQLIVIALSFGIVLRAIKSEQIAEGKRGYQPIEDLVGTLFEAVIRILNWVIALVPLAVFGIVAKTVALQGFSPFKSLFAFIVAVLVALALQACYYLTRVKFGSWVNPLKFLAGGADAFLTAFSTSSSTVAMPITFEVLQTKIGLRESSASLGALVGANFNNDGTALYEAMSALFISQVIGQHLNLGQQLIVILTSIFASVGAAGIPNAGLVTMTLVFTSVGLPTQYIALLVTVDWFLDRCRTAINVMGDMTVSALLDGKKPRSLDET from the coding sequence ATGAACGAAACAGAAAGCATTAAGCCTGACACTAAACCCCGCCCTTGGTGGCAGCGTATCCCTCTCACATTGCAAATTATCATCGCCTTAGTACTGGCGATCGGCTTAGGAATTGCTTTAGGTGCAGGCAACCCCAACGCAGCCAATAAAGACTTTATCAACAACTTAGCAATTCCTGCTGAATTGGTGCTGAAAGCACTCCGCGCCTTAGCTACACCGCTGATTCTCGTAGCAGTATTGCATACCTTCATGACTACGAATATTCCCGGAACAGCCGGACGCAAGTTAGCTGTATTACTTTTAACTAATACAACCGTAGCAATACTGGTTGGACTTTTAGTAGCAAATATCCTGCGTCCCGGTACTTGGGGGCGTTTGGCGGCTCCAGAAAATACACAAGCAGCCAGTCAAAGTCTTGACCCTTGGGGATTAGTCAAAGACGCTGTACCGGAAGCCGTCCTCAAGCCGTTGGTTGATAATAACGTTATACAACTGATTGTAATTGCTTTGAGCTTTGGTATCGTTTTGCGGGCAATAAAATCAGAACAAATCGCTGAAGGAAAAAGAGGATACCAACCGATTGAGGATTTAGTCGGGACTTTGTTTGAGGCAGTAATTCGCATCCTCAACTGGGTGATTGCCTTAGTACCTTTGGCAGTATTTGGAATTGTGGCTAAAACTGTTGCCTTGCAAGGCTTTTCGCCATTTAAATCTCTGTTTGCCTTCATCGTGGCGGTGCTGGTAGCGCTGGCATTACAAGCTTGTTACTACCTCACTAGAGTCAAATTTGGTTCTTGGGTGAACCCGTTGAAGTTTTTAGCTGGCGGTGCTGATGCCTTTTTGACAGCTTTTTCCACTTCTTCTTCAACGGTGGCAATGCCTATAACCTTTGAAGTTTTACAGACAAAAATCGGCTTGCGGGAGTCTTCTGCTTCTTTAGGGGCGTTGGTTGGGGCAAACTTTAATAATGATGGTACTGCCCTTTATGAGGCAATGTCTGCATTGTTTATTTCCCAAGTGATTGGGCAACATTTGAATTTGGGACAGCAGTTAATTGTCATCCTCACGTCGATTTTTGCATCGGTGGGGGCAGCGGGTATTCCGAATGCAGGATTGGTAACGATGACTCTGGTGTTTACTTCCGTTGGTTTACCGACTCAGTATATTGCTTTGTTAGTTACGGTAGACTGGTTTTTGGATCGCTGCCGCACTGCGATTAATGTCATGGGAGACATGACTGTTAGTGCTTTGCTTGACGGCAAAAAACCTCGTTCTTTGGACGAAACTTAG